From the Leucobacter denitrificans genome, one window contains:
- a CDS encoding fumarylacetoacetate hydrolase family protein — MKLVSFTVGEKESFGALVDETVYDLSQASGSSTLAEFIGSDGFKNREELVQRAEHYPASEVEFLAPIPKPEKIVCSVRNYMDHHNEAIAAGLQRELSEFPPIFLRTWRSQVAHDKPIIRPRASETLDWEGELAVIIGEGGRDIPVDSAMNHVAGYSCYNDASIREFQFHAKQIAAGKNFESTGGFGPWMITNEELDLTQPIRVETRLNGEVVQTGDTSQMIFSVPELINYASTIFELVPGDVIITGTPAGVGFSRKPPRYMKAGDIVEVEIEGVGTLRNPVEDQK, encoded by the coding sequence GTGAAACTTGTTTCGTTTACCGTTGGCGAAAAGGAGTCGTTTGGCGCTCTCGTCGATGAGACTGTTTACGATCTTTCACAAGCGAGTGGATCATCAACGCTTGCTGAATTCATCGGCAGTGACGGTTTCAAGAACCGTGAAGAGCTCGTGCAGCGAGCAGAACACTATCCGGCATCGGAGGTCGAATTTCTCGCACCAATTCCGAAGCCAGAGAAAATCGTATGCAGCGTGCGTAACTACATGGACCACCATAATGAGGCCATAGCGGCAGGGCTGCAGCGTGAACTTTCGGAGTTTCCACCAATCTTCCTCAGGACTTGGCGATCGCAGGTCGCGCATGACAAGCCGATTATTCGCCCCCGTGCCTCCGAAACACTGGATTGGGAAGGCGAACTGGCCGTGATTATCGGTGAGGGAGGCCGCGATATTCCTGTCGATTCGGCTATGAACCACGTCGCAGGATACAGCTGCTACAACGATGCAAGTATTCGCGAGTTCCAGTTCCATGCGAAGCAGATCGCGGCCGGAAAGAACTTTGAATCAACTGGTGGGTTTGGGCCTTGGATGATCACCAACGAAGAGTTGGATCTGACCCAACCCATACGAGTCGAGACGCGACTGAATGGTGAAGTAGTGCAGACTGGAGATACCAGTCAGATGATCTTCTCAGTTCCAGAACTCATCAACTACGCGTCGACAATCTTTGAACTCGTGCCAGGTGATGTCATCATAACGGGAACGCCAGCTGGCGTAGGATTCAGCCGAAAGCCACCTCGCTACATGAAGGCGGGAGACATCGTTGAGGTAGAAATCGAAGGTGTCGGCACTCTGCGCAACCCTGTCGAAGACCAGAAGTAG
- a CDS encoding ABC transporter substrate-binding protein, with translation MIDQPLGASVALEKRSPLRRGLKVLVPLVAASLVLSACAGNGGAATDGETADSQTSTDNPVLQELYEAAQAAGENQVNVLTAGNDADFADPNSGLGYVGAQFEEQFPGITIEWTGTLGTAAFANLDGQAQSGNYSTDVVMYSTTSGILNHQADEGRFLSYAPKIAEELGADSRGPDDTYTVAYSSGIGMMYNTSMYEEGDLPTTLDELMSSEWAGKFGMTEPNGAWPADVTMASLGEAGEMTEAEIKSLLSNAELYQDMPTALSALAQGRTGVILWAPASVAMNMQRTGAPIGLASMDRMFLQRNGLGIAAEAPSLNLAKLFVEWAFSENGQNALNEGWFAYGEMSYAPDRDDMPPASEFTVPQLPVHEEANTRQIFFTDVVQPILESVK, from the coding sequence ATGATTGATCAACCGCTTGGCGCTTCAGTGGCACTCGAGAAGCGCTCGCCGCTTCGCCGTGGACTCAAGGTGCTGGTTCCGCTCGTGGCCGCGAGTCTAGTGCTCTCTGCGTGCGCAGGGAATGGGGGTGCTGCTACAGATGGTGAAACAGCAGACTCGCAGACGTCCACCGACAACCCAGTTCTGCAAGAACTCTATGAAGCAGCTCAAGCTGCCGGTGAAAATCAAGTGAATGTGCTTACGGCAGGCAACGATGCAGATTTTGCTGACCCGAACTCAGGACTCGGTTACGTCGGTGCGCAGTTCGAGGAACAGTTCCCTGGAATCACTATTGAATGGACCGGGACACTGGGAACTGCTGCATTTGCGAATCTCGATGGACAGGCCCAGAGCGGGAACTACAGTACAGACGTCGTAATGTACTCGACCACGTCGGGTATCTTGAACCACCAGGCCGATGAGGGCCGATTCTTGTCGTACGCACCGAAGATCGCCGAAGAACTTGGCGCAGACTCGCGAGGACCAGATGATACGTACACGGTTGCATATAGCTCGGGCATCGGCATGATGTACAACACCTCGATGTATGAGGAAGGTGACTTGCCAACCACCCTCGACGAGCTAATGAGCTCGGAATGGGCCGGAAAGTTCGGTATGACGGAGCCAAACGGAGCCTGGCCGGCTGACGTCACGATGGCTTCGCTCGGCGAAGCGGGCGAAATGACCGAGGCTGAGATTAAGAGCCTCCTCAGCAATGCGGAGCTCTACCAGGACATGCCGACCGCGCTCAGCGCACTCGCACAGGGTAGGACCGGTGTGATCCTGTGGGCCCCAGCATCTGTGGCGATGAACATGCAACGAACCGGAGCTCCGATTGGACTTGCCTCTATGGATCGCATGTTCCTACAGCGCAACGGTCTGGGTATTGCAGCCGAAGCGCCGAGCCTAAACCTCGCGAAGCTGTTTGTCGAGTGGGCGTTCTCAGAGAACGGACAGAATGCTCTTAATGAAGGCTGGTTTGCTTACGGAGAAATGTCGTACGCACCGGATCGTGACGACATGCCACCCGCATCTGAGTTCACTGTTCCTCAGCTGCCTGTCCATGAAGAAGCAAACACTCGTCAGATCTTCTTTACTGATGTCGTGCAACCAATTCTCGAGTCTGTGAAGTAA
- a CDS encoding ABC transporter ATP-binding protein produces the protein MSNVEIQNYGKSFGKHQLISGVNLSIQEGEFVTLLGPSGCGKTTLLRSICGLSAPTEGTIHIGGTLVDDPAAGVYLPPNKRELGMVFQSYALWPHMTVRGNVAYPLKARKRDRASIARRVEEALERVGLAGLGERQVSDLSGGQQQRVAFARALVDRPKVILLDEPLSNLDASLRIDMRQELRDLHRQLGMTTIFVTHDQEEAMTLSDRIVLMRKGAIMQEGPPEELFATPARPFVAEFLGYDNMVPATVAQGGDEFVVVRSHLWAGDLVVKTPAPLQTGDEVRVAIRASSISVSHISEAESDSRSGARVHDVKFLGEDIEYSLRAGDLTLLARVPAQAERIGVGSRVSLDIASRVAVAFGQDSNDVLGGSPAYSAPQGTGVLTVPTKLGVS, from the coding sequence ATGAGCAATGTTGAGATTCAAAACTATGGAAAAAGCTTTGGTAAACATCAGCTAATTTCAGGCGTGAACCTCAGCATCCAGGAGGGTGAGTTTGTCACCCTCCTGGGTCCCAGCGGGTGCGGCAAGACGACGTTGTTGCGATCGATCTGTGGCTTGAGTGCACCAACCGAGGGAACTATTCACATTGGCGGAACCCTCGTGGATGATCCCGCGGCTGGCGTCTACCTACCACCGAACAAGCGCGAACTCGGAATGGTCTTTCAAAGTTATGCGCTCTGGCCGCATATGACTGTGCGAGGCAACGTGGCTTACCCGCTCAAGGCGCGTAAGCGTGACCGGGCATCGATAGCCAGGCGAGTCGAAGAAGCGCTCGAGCGAGTCGGTCTTGCGGGTCTCGGTGAGCGTCAAGTTTCAGATCTATCGGGTGGTCAGCAGCAACGTGTTGCATTCGCTCGGGCGCTCGTTGATCGCCCGAAGGTCATTCTTCTCGATGAGCCATTGTCAAACCTTGATGCGAGTTTGCGTATCGATATGCGGCAAGAGCTCCGTGATCTTCATCGTCAACTCGGGATGACGACGATATTTGTAACGCACGACCAGGAGGAAGCCATGACGCTTTCTGACCGAATCGTGCTGATGCGCAAGGGGGCGATTATGCAGGAGGGGCCACCCGAAGAGCTGTTCGCAACACCTGCCCGTCCGTTTGTCGCCGAATTCCTGGGCTACGACAACATGGTTCCAGCTACAGTCGCGCAGGGTGGTGACGAATTTGTCGTTGTTCGTTCGCACCTGTGGGCGGGGGATCTCGTCGTCAAGACTCCCGCCCCGCTGCAAACGGGTGATGAAGTGCGCGTCGCAATTCGCGCTTCGAGCATCTCGGTTTCGCATATCTCGGAGGCGGAATCTGATTCGAGGAGCGGTGCGCGGGTACACGACGTCAAGTTCTTGGGTGAAGACATTGAGTATTCGTTGCGTGCGGGGGATCTCACCTTGCTTGCTCGAGTGCCAGCTCAAGCGGAACGTATCGGTGTGGGGAGCAGAGTGAGCCTCGATATTGCGTCTCGCGTTGCAGTTGCGTTCGGCCAGGATTCGAATGATGTTTTGGGTGGATCGCCTGCATACTCCGCTCCGCAAGGCACGGGTGTGCTCACGGTTCCAACCAAGCTGGGAGTGTCATGA
- a CDS encoding ABC transporter permease, producing MTAPRTPRLTQPKGGKPSGSTLRIALIATILFVLVVWPLIMLAYGSFRTASPLSPGEWSFGAYERLWGYMNDENALRNSLIVALIATPLSGILGVGIALIVERTDAPFRRMMTPVMVIIAIMQGIIYVVGWSLLGNTYTGVLNVAYRALTGSDGHIMNIESWPGLVLVQGLPSAAIVYLLVLGPIRALDRSQEEASLTSGASWLRTTFLVTLPLLAPILTGVMMIGFLAEIMSLPTGLVIGAPAGIMLLPVKVFENLNNGNPPPYADAAAVSLTLVVATLVLMLIQAKLLGKRSFTTVSGKPSRGDVWRLGRWRWLMGAILGAYIVFMLVLPLGSIVLASFQPFPGVLTGLSFNNYKSVLNSTGIVQIVWNTLFIAVVVGFIAVFLAFLVAYISIRSNPRAGVILRGMTVLPIAMPGIIGPIAVLWGFVSVPGLRMLFGTIWLVMLALIVRVLPIAVQLGSAAIRQVSQDLEDAARISGRTSFQAAIGITGRLLLPSFFVGWFMSGLLVVNNLEVPLLLGSAQSQTVASRIYGLYMGAVPSQGAALLVLTVIGVAVIGSVGFIITKILASLLERFANARSEAFLQETEQFKNSIALPTDAAGIEEDPATTRGVQTMTRSK from the coding sequence ATGACTGCGCCACGAACCCCACGTCTTACGCAACCAAAGGGCGGGAAGCCGAGTGGATCGACCTTACGTATTGCTCTGATCGCAACGATCCTCTTCGTTCTCGTCGTATGGCCGCTCATTATGTTGGCCTACGGTTCGTTCCGCACCGCATCGCCATTGAGTCCGGGGGAATGGAGCTTCGGGGCTTATGAGCGCCTCTGGGGATACATGAATGACGAGAATGCGCTGCGAAACTCGCTCATCGTTGCGCTCATCGCGACCCCATTGAGCGGAATTCTCGGAGTAGGTATCGCCCTGATCGTAGAGCGGACGGATGCACCATTTCGGCGAATGATGACTCCCGTCATGGTCATCATCGCAATCATGCAGGGCATCATCTATGTCGTCGGGTGGTCGCTGCTCGGTAATACCTATACCGGGGTCCTCAACGTTGCATACCGTGCGTTGACGGGCAGCGACGGGCACATCATGAATATTGAATCGTGGCCTGGGCTCGTGCTCGTGCAGGGACTTCCGTCCGCAGCAATCGTGTACCTCTTAGTACTCGGTCCAATCCGGGCGCTCGACCGCTCTCAAGAAGAGGCTTCGCTGACATCGGGTGCAAGCTGGCTTCGAACGACGTTCCTCGTCACGCTTCCGTTGCTGGCACCGATTCTCACCGGGGTCATGATGATCGGTTTCTTGGCAGAGATCATGTCTCTTCCTACAGGACTTGTCATTGGCGCACCCGCTGGCATCATGCTGCTACCGGTGAAAGTGTTTGAGAACCTCAACAACGGTAACCCGCCGCCATATGCTGATGCCGCTGCGGTGTCGCTGACACTCGTGGTTGCCACTTTGGTACTCATGCTCATTCAGGCGAAGCTGCTTGGAAAGCGTTCGTTTACCACCGTCAGCGGTAAGCCATCACGGGGAGACGTCTGGCGGCTTGGTAGGTGGCGCTGGCTCATGGGAGCAATCCTTGGCGCCTACATTGTGTTCATGTTGGTGCTGCCACTTGGGTCGATTGTGCTGGCTTCGTTCCAGCCATTCCCAGGAGTATTGACTGGGTTGTCGTTCAATAACTACAAATCGGTGCTGAACAGTACTGGCATTGTTCAAATCGTTTGGAACACGCTATTCATTGCTGTCGTCGTTGGCTTCATTGCGGTGTTCCTAGCCTTCCTGGTTGCATACATCAGTATCCGTTCGAACCCTCGCGCAGGTGTGATCCTTCGGGGCATGACCGTGCTGCCGATCGCGATGCCAGGAATCATCGGCCCGATCGCAGTGCTGTGGGGCTTCGTTTCGGTTCCCGGTTTGCGAATGCTGTTCGGCACGATCTGGCTGGTGATGTTGGCGCTGATTGTTCGAGTGCTCCCCATCGCTGTACAGCTGGGTAGCGCCGCGATCCGACAGGTCTCCCAGGATCTTGAAGACGCTGCTCGAATTTCTGGGCGCACTTCATTTCAAGCAGCCATTGGTATTACCGGGCGGTTGCTCCTTCCGAGCTTCTTTGTTGGATGGTTCATGTCGGGTCTGCTCGTTGTGAACAACTTGGAGGTTCCACTGCTGCTCGGGAGCGCTCAGTCGCAGACTGTGGCGTCACGAATCTACGGACTCTACATGGGCGCTGTTCCCTCACAGGGTGCTGCACTGTTGGTGCTGACGGTCATCGGAGTGGCGGTAATCGGCTCCGTTGGATTCATCATCACCAAAATACTGGCAAGTCTGCTCGAGCGCTTTGCCAATGCTCGGTCTGAGGCATTTCTTCAGGAAACCGAGCAGTTCAAGAATTCCATTGCACTACCAACTGACGCGGCAGGGATTGAAGAAGATCCTGCAACCACTCGGGGTGTGCAAACGATGACAAGGAGTAAATGA
- a CDS encoding FAD-dependent monooxygenase: protein MTMVVEAEVTPVSVIPDHATVLIAGGGPVGTALALDLAQRGIQSVVIERRTSIKQAVKAQELSAPTMEQLERWGVADEIRRRTKGSTHATISFRGPFIHQPLGEVSWVKPDPEVVAQIPHVAAQRHLNALLRERATELGVTHVLGWMVDEIDAQEDGVTVSLRTTEGDETASIAADYVVGADGGQSRTRLSVGIDRNESDPQARHYNLVVSLPDLAEHIGYEPRGGNIVWTSDWHATVSPTDLGEHVWRGIVGPFPFEHELDDEGVVNIMRRIVGADVTVEVIEKSWFPIQSRVAASYQKGRVFLVGDAAHLFPPKLGQNMNTGIGDAANLGWKLAATINGWGGPQLLESYDPERRPLGEATAQASLRAWQATVNVQKFANINGDLPDPDTLSDEEQQRLVETMNEVSYVEWNKDGVVLDTRYPNSEIVVDDGSVAEPWEHTVYIPQAKPGHRAPHAWLPGGAGDAAGESDRISLYSLLGKEFTLLNISASEAEVEQAKSDAAGLDLPLTVVDLTGHNLRGLYEADLLLVRPDRYVAWRGNQAPAESEWITALGGTSRRQLSAVNAGGLEATATGVVG, encoded by the coding sequence ATGACAATGGTTGTAGAGGCTGAGGTAACACCTGTTTCAGTGATTCCTGACCACGCCACTGTGCTGATTGCGGGTGGCGGTCCGGTGGGAACCGCGCTGGCTCTCGATCTCGCGCAGCGAGGAATCCAGAGTGTCGTTATCGAGCGGCGCACGAGTATCAAGCAGGCTGTTAAGGCACAAGAGCTGAGCGCACCGACGATGGAGCAACTTGAGCGTTGGGGTGTTGCAGACGAGATTCGCAGGCGGACGAAGGGAAGCACGCACGCCACGATCTCGTTTCGTGGCCCGTTCATTCATCAGCCTTTAGGTGAAGTTTCATGGGTGAAACCTGATCCCGAGGTGGTTGCCCAAATTCCACACGTCGCGGCACAGCGCCACCTCAACGCACTGCTGAGAGAGCGGGCTACCGAGCTTGGAGTTACCCACGTACTTGGTTGGATGGTTGACGAGATCGATGCGCAGGAAGATGGTGTAACCGTTTCATTGCGCACAACCGAGGGGGACGAGACGGCAAGCATTGCTGCCGATTACGTCGTTGGAGCAGACGGTGGTCAGAGCAGGACTCGACTGTCTGTGGGGATCGATCGCAACGAGTCTGATCCACAGGCTCGGCACTACAACCTGGTGGTGAGCCTCCCAGATCTTGCAGAGCACATTGGCTACGAGCCGCGTGGGGGAAACATCGTCTGGACCTCTGATTGGCACGCAACGGTGAGCCCCACCGATCTCGGCGAACACGTCTGGAGAGGTATCGTCGGTCCTTTCCCATTCGAGCACGAGTTAGATGACGAAGGCGTGGTCAACATCATGCGCCGGATAGTTGGCGCCGATGTCACAGTCGAGGTCATTGAGAAATCATGGTTCCCTATTCAGAGTAGAGTCGCTGCTTCCTACCAGAAGGGCAGAGTATTTCTGGTGGGTGACGCGGCACACCTCTTCCCGCCGAAACTTGGTCAGAATATGAACACGGGTATCGGTGATGCGGCGAATTTGGGTTGGAAACTCGCGGCGACTATCAATGGGTGGGGAGGCCCCCAGCTGTTGGAGTCATACGATCCTGAACGCCGCCCCCTTGGGGAGGCGACTGCGCAGGCCTCGCTCCGTGCATGGCAAGCAACGGTTAACGTTCAGAAGTTTGCCAACATCAATGGCGATCTCCCAGATCCAGACACTCTGAGTGATGAAGAGCAGCAACGACTTGTGGAGACCATGAATGAGGTCTCATATGTCGAATGGAACAAAGACGGCGTGGTCTTGGATACTCGGTACCCGAATTCAGAGATCGTGGTTGATGACGGATCAGTTGCTGAGCCGTGGGAACACACGGTGTACATTCCGCAGGCGAAGCCGGGTCACAGGGCTCCGCACGCGTGGCTGCCAGGCGGGGCGGGCGATGCTGCTGGTGAGTCAGATCGCATATCGCTCTACTCGCTCCTTGGCAAGGAATTCACACTGCTCAATATTTCGGCGTCAGAGGCCGAAGTTGAGCAAGCTAAGAGCGATGCTGCGGGCCTTGACTTGCCGCTGACAGTTGTGGATCTCACAGGGCATAACCTTCGTGGTCTATACGAGGCAGACCTCCTGCTCGTTCGACCAGATCGGTACGTTGCATGGAGGGGAAACCAAGCACCGGCTGAATCTGAATGGATCACAGCGCTCGGTGGTACTTCGCGCCGACAGCTCTCCGCGGTGAATGCCGGTGGCCTCGAGGCGACAGCAACTGGCGTGGTGGGTTAG
- a CDS encoding MFS transporter: MWFSTAAVAPSISQEWGLVSHETSWLTMSVQIGFVVGALLSAAVNLADRVSPHALMTAAALLAGSLTLMFAWVAPNLSVAIALRFLTGVALAGIYPVGVKVTASWFRQGRALAMGIMIGATALGSATPHLITGFGAPLPWRTLLTATSVLCGVAALIALMIREGPNRQERAPLRPGYLLDMFRDPAQRRVNLGYFGHMWELYGFWTWLPMYLTASLVITQAQTSPDTALLEGQIESTVGMLSYLVIGICGAAGCVLAGIVAKKLGSCRVASWSLAMSGVCCVASIAVFGLSTWILIPFLCVWGVSVVADSAQFSAELSHKADPRYVGTALTLQMAVGFLITAVTIQIVPIIAAEFGWRWSFLVLALGPLCGVLAMKKRSQLPVRQRA; encoded by the coding sequence GTGTGGTTTTCAACAGCTGCGGTTGCACCTTCGATTTCACAGGAGTGGGGGCTGGTCAGCCATGAGACTTCATGGCTGACCATGTCGGTGCAAATTGGCTTTGTGGTTGGTGCGTTGCTGTCGGCTGCAGTGAACCTTGCTGATCGTGTGAGTCCTCACGCACTCATGACCGCGGCGGCTCTGCTTGCGGGTTCGCTCACCCTCATGTTCGCTTGGGTCGCCCCAAACTTGTCGGTGGCTATCGCGCTCCGCTTTCTTACGGGAGTGGCTCTGGCCGGAATCTATCCGGTCGGAGTCAAAGTCACAGCTTCGTGGTTTCGGCAGGGGCGAGCGCTAGCGATGGGGATCATGATCGGAGCGACTGCCCTGGGATCCGCCACCCCCCACCTCATTACGGGGTTCGGGGCGCCGCTCCCATGGCGCACGCTTCTCACCGCGACCAGCGTGCTGTGTGGTGTTGCGGCCCTCATCGCGCTCATGATTCGCGAGGGGCCAAACCGCCAAGAGCGGGCGCCGCTTCGACCAGGATATTTGCTCGACATGTTCCGCGACCCGGCTCAACGCCGTGTCAACCTTGGCTACTTCGGGCACATGTGGGAACTGTATGGATTCTGGACCTGGCTTCCGATGTACCTGACGGCCAGCCTTGTGATCACGCAGGCGCAAACAAGTCCAGATACGGCCTTGCTCGAGGGGCAGATCGAATCCACCGTCGGCATGCTGTCCTACTTGGTGATTGGGATTTGTGGAGCTGCAGGCTGTGTGCTTGCGGGTATCGTGGCGAAGAAATTGGGGTCGTGTCGGGTCGCATCGTGGTCCTTGGCAATGAGCGGTGTTTGCTGTGTGGCAAGTATTGCCGTGTTCGGGCTATCGACGTGGATCCTGATCCCATTTCTGTGTGTCTGGGGGGTTTCGGTTGTCGCGGACTCAGCGCAATTCTCTGCGGAGCTCAGCCACAAAGCTGATCCGCGCTACGTCGGAACTGCGTTGACGTTACAGATGGCGGTGGGTTTCTTGATCACAGCAGTGACCATTCAAATAGTTCCAATCATCGCCGCCGAATTCGGATGGCGCTGGAGCTTCTTAGTGCTCGCGCTTGGTCCGTTGTGCGGGGTGCTGGCGATGAAAAAACGGTCACAACTACCAGTTCGGCAGAGGGCATAA
- a CDS encoding DoxX family protein has product MDEAILVLRLILATTLFAHATQKLLGWFQGAGIGRSADLFEALGHQPAKLMVMLAGATELGAALLFATGFLFPVAVVMGGATLFVAAHALILRSGKFWNSAGGGEFPFVLAVMCCAIGIAGPGRWSMDRWWDVPWSDASYLTGIIAIVLAVCGALLPVVRARKVVRARAHEQRMS; this is encoded by the coding sequence ATGGACGAAGCAATATTGGTTTTGCGCCTCATCTTGGCCACTACTCTTTTTGCGCATGCCACGCAGAAGCTGCTTGGTTGGTTTCAAGGGGCTGGCATTGGTCGATCGGCTGATCTATTTGAGGCTCTCGGGCACCAGCCGGCGAAACTCATGGTGATGCTCGCAGGTGCTACTGAGCTCGGTGCCGCGTTGCTGTTTGCGACGGGCTTCCTGTTTCCAGTCGCAGTGGTGATGGGTGGGGCAACACTGTTTGTGGCAGCACACGCCTTGATACTCCGTTCGGGGAAATTTTGGAACTCTGCCGGAGGAGGCGAGTTTCCGTTTGTTCTCGCGGTGATGTGTTGCGCGATTGGTATCGCGGGCCCTGGCAGATGGTCTATGGATCGTTGGTGGGATGTGCCGTGGAGCGATGCTTCATACCTCACCGGAATCATCGCTATCGTGTTGGCCGTCTGTGGCGCACTGCTTCCCGTAGTTCGCGCGCGCAAAGTGGTTAGGGCGCGTGCTCACGAGCAACGCATGTCATGA
- a CDS encoding MFS transporter: protein MRSGRLPFGPAATLAVLSSGAGVFTILQSILSPALPVIQAELGTTQLHVTWVVTAYLLSASICTPVLGRLGDTFGKKRVLVIAMSTLAFGVLVSGLSTSIGMMICGRVIQGVGGAIFPLSFGILRDQLEGRSLHRSVGVLGSVAAGGVAIGSLLSGLIVDTLGFRWLFWFPLIVLLISLLFMRVLSDSPVHPSPVSVAPILSFATWLTGLLLLTTNAQVWGIASPITIGVAVISVLAFIGWILAERYSRGALIDLKLMKSNIMWTTSVLSAVIGIPLFSLQTFVPQYLQAPRATGYGFDMTVLQSVLVMLPLSVALFAMGFVSHHLIAKYGFRKALVGSVAVVLLGCALLVTPVVEIWQVSVASLLAGVGMGAVLTIMPVLVVTGVSADQTGVAGGINANVRAVGGAIGTAVIAAIINAFEGPTPRAQDYQYGFTVFIFALLLALIACLLIRASGESR, encoded by the coding sequence ATGCGTAGCGGACGACTGCCCTTCGGGCCTGCTGCCACGCTCGCCGTGCTCTCATCGGGGGCAGGCGTATTTACCATCTTGCAGTCGATCTTGAGTCCAGCACTTCCTGTCATTCAGGCTGAGCTAGGAACAACTCAGCTGCACGTGACGTGGGTCGTGACCGCGTATTTGCTGTCTGCATCGATATGTACCCCAGTGCTTGGGCGGCTGGGCGACACCTTCGGCAAAAAGCGAGTGCTCGTCATCGCGATGTCGACCCTCGCGTTTGGTGTCTTGGTGTCTGGGCTTTCGACATCGATCGGAATGATGATCTGTGGGCGGGTAATACAGGGAGTGGGCGGGGCAATATTTCCGCTGTCATTCGGCATTCTGCGGGATCAACTTGAGGGCCGGTCTCTGCACAGATCTGTGGGGGTTCTCGGCAGCGTCGCGGCTGGAGGGGTGGCCATCGGCAGCCTGTTGTCTGGCCTGATCGTCGACACACTCGGCTTTCGCTGGCTGTTCTGGTTCCCGCTGATTGTGCTCCTCATCTCACTCCTGTTCATGAGAGTGCTGTCCGATTCGCCGGTACATCCAAGCCCCGTCAGTGTTGCGCCGATCCTCTCCTTTGCGACCTGGCTCACCGGCCTCCTCTTACTCACCACAAATGCCCAAGTGTGGGGAATCGCATCGCCCATCACGATCGGGGTTGCGGTGATCTCAGTGCTCGCGTTCATTGGGTGGATCCTCGCGGAGCGGTACTCGAGGGGCGCACTCATCGACCTGAAACTCATGAAATCAAATATCATGTGGACTACGAGCGTGTTGTCAGCAGTCATCGGCATTCCGCTGTTTAGCCTGCAGACGTTCGTACCGCAGTACCTGCAAGCGCCTCGGGCCACTGGGTACGGATTCGATATGACCGTGTTGCAGTCGGTGTTGGTCATGCTGCCACTGTCGGTGGCGCTCTTTGCCATGGGGTTCGTATCTCACCATCTCATCGCCAAGTACGGGTTCCGCAAGGCGCTTGTCGGTAGCGTCGCAGTGGTGCTGCTCGGCTGCGCCTTACTCGTTACCCCGGTCGTCGAAATATGGCAGGTCTCGGTTGCTTCGCTACTCGCCGGGGTGGGTATGGGCGCGGTCTTAACGATCATGCCGGTGCTTGTCGTAACTGGTGTGTCTGCTGATCAAACTGGTGTTGCAGGCGGAATTAATGCCAATGTTCGTGCGGTCGGCGGAGCTATCGGAACCGCAGTTATTGCGGCGATCATTAACGCGTTCGAGGGGCCAACTCCGAGAGCACAGGACTACCAATACGGATTCACGGTGTTCATCTTCGCGTTACTCCTTGCGCTGATTGCCTGTTTGCTGATCAGGGCCAGTGGTGAGTCGCGGTGA
- a CDS encoding glutaredoxin family protein has product MPVTLTLIGKPGCHLCDDARVVIEEVRGSVAKSGIDTELVERNILEDEQLARLHSEDIPVVLIGEKRHAIWRVDRDKLEAAITKAARTSKLPWRK; this is encoded by the coding sequence GTGCCCGTAACCCTCACGCTCATCGGTAAGCCCGGTTGTCATCTCTGCGATGACGCGCGGGTAGTTATCGAAGAAGTGCGTGGGTCGGTCGCGAAGTCGGGCATCGACACCGAGCTCGTTGAGCGCAACATTCTCGAAGACGAACAGCTCGCGAGGCTGCACTCCGAAGATATTCCCGTTGTGCTCATCGGTGAGAAGCGGCATGCGATCTGGCGAGTGGATCGCGACAAGCTCGAAGCCGCGATAACAAAAGCGGCACGCACGTCGAAGCTGCCGTGGCGCAAGTGA
- a CDS encoding Dabb family protein, whose product MTVRHIVCWKLNGETAEERATQAADIEAKLRELPATVPGIVAFDVFRNEYNGDVNWDVALVSDHRDKAALDEYAVHPDHVAVAGFIKERVAQRSGVDAELTGAK is encoded by the coding sequence GTGACCGTACGCCACATCGTGTGCTGGAAGTTGAACGGCGAGACCGCCGAGGAGCGCGCAACGCAGGCCGCAGATATTGAGGCGAAGCTGCGCGAACTGCCGGCCACCGTGCCCGGCATTGTGGCGTTTGACGTGTTTCGCAACGAGTACAACGGCGACGTGAACTGGGACGTAGCGCTCGTCAGTGATCACCGCGACAAGGCGGCGCTCGATGAGTACGCGGTTCACCCCGACCATGTTGCGGTCGCGGGGTTCATCAAGGAGCGCGTCGCGCAGCGCTCTGGCGTTGACGCAGAGCTGACGGGCGCGAAGTAA